The region TGAGTTTGGTTCCATTTGGTTGCCATCATCAGAGAGTCAAGTCCATCAAACACTAATAATTTGGTTTACATCTTTAACTATTTTAATCACTTTATGCTTGACTTTAGTTATTGTCATTAAAGACTAGTTTTCATTATTTGACATTAGTTGTCATCACCAAAACATTTTGTCCTCATTAAAGTCATATCACCAAGAAGTAACCTGCAAAATAAGGTTCCACAAAAAGAAGTTCTCAAAAGACTCTAAAACGACCATTATACTAGCAACTGATGATTCATTCAAACTTTGAACCAATGAGTCATTCTCAAGGTGCAGGGTTTCTAGGTCTCATTAAACCGCAAAGAAAGATTCCTCTGTAAACGATAAAGTAGTCCGATCAGAAGTTAGACATTTATCCTTCCTTATTGATAACACCAAATTATACCATTATTTTTACTCGTTTTGTACATCTTTTATTATTGTTTTACCTCTATTTCCAATGTTATGTGGGTACTTTATCCGTATTTCAGGTATTTGACCATATATGAGTCATGTGCGAAGAAATGAAGCAATTCGGATGCAAAACAGAGAAATAAAATGGGAAATTGCACTCAAGGCGACCTGCATGGCATTCACCATGGAGGTAGCCACCAGGAGAATGCCGTGTCCCACACCTCAACGGTTGAAAGACTCAGTCACATCTACTTTATGAAGATGGCGTTCGCCATGCAGGAGGTGGCGTTCGCCATCCTTTGTTTTACGCTGCGGTTGCAAATGGACCTTGCTTGGTCTCCCATTCACCCCATGTTTTCATATATTCCCTCCCACGAATTAAGAAACTTTCTCATGACATTTTAGGGTTTTGAAACATTATAATTATTGGTTTTATTTCACTTTTTGAACCATCCAAGCTTAACACAAACATAAGCCATAAAGTTTAGTATCATTAGAGCTTTAACTCTTTACATCAAAGGGTTATCACATCTTGTTCGTGTATCAAGTTTGGAGCAGCTTTATTTTGAAGTTATTTATCTTCCCGCATTTACATTCCATTGAATTTTATTTTCGTCTACTTGCATTGTATCATATTAAAGTCTCTGattggagcaggttcttatttaaTTCGGCTTTATTTACGTTTTAATTGTCTTGTCTATTTAATTTCCTCGCATTTTATTTCACACAATTTATTTTCCCTAAATTAATTTCCTCTCTTTTgtttttaaaaatgtttttattaAATCCGTAATTATTTTTAATTCTAAATTCAAACCAATTGCCTATTTGTTTAGCGTAACTATGTCTAGCTAATTTGTCAGTACTAGAATGTGAAGACCTTCATTTGATGGGACTCTGTCAGTTATTTCTTTAGAATTACAATTGTGGGTTGTTTTGATTTTAATGCAATTTTTCTGAACTTAATCTAATCTGTTACTACAAAAGTAGGATAGTTATAACGTCaggtaagatcgaaagtcgtctGATACTAAAGATTAGAATTAGTttacttttggttagtaaatacCGTGAAAACACTTTATTAATTATTTAGGAAGTTTAATATTTCTAGAAGGTGGTTTTAAAACTATTTATAAACGCCCGCTTGTAGGATTAAGATCCGGTCGCCTTAGCGGAAATCGGGGACCATTTTTATTTAAACTTTccaatcaaaatcacttttcaactgAGTAAAGAGTCTAATTCCTTAAAATAGATTTTACTACTTTAACGCAATTAGCGCCGGTCATAGGTGACAGTGGACGATATAAATTAAGGAATAAAATTTGGTTCTTAATACACGAAAGCGACAACTCCCGTTTAATTGAATTCTTTTCAAGGTAGGAAATATTACCCCGCAAAGTAATCTTATCTAGAAATAATAAGAGCACCGTTAATTGATGTGGACCATATTTTAGTATTATTTATCTGAATTCATTAAAGTTTATTATTTTATCTTTTCTCATTCTTAATTCTTCTGCCTTAGATATACACACCATGACAATTAGAAACGACAGATTTGACTATTGatctctgtgggatcgatatcttttaaaactacgcgatagactgtacacttgcagttaggtaatccgatagactcataaagtcaCGATCACTTGCTACACGCCTCACAAAAAGAATTATCTGGTCAAGTAGCGAGTCGGGAAGACTGACGACACTCAAAGCATCACTTACCCTAACGTCAACAATTATGCATGAGCTGGAGGATCCACCACATGCGATGATTGTCGGAGATTATTTAAGCACCTCAGGTGAGCCCTGAGGAGAAAGGAGAATTGATTGGCCACAAATTAGTTAAAGGTCCCATATCAGTTCGAGTTGGTCGGATTCCTAGTCTTAGTAGCTTGAACGCTTCTTCATCCTTTATTGGCTCTGCAAATAATATTTTCCAAAGTAAGCACATTGCAAATATTCGAATTAACGACAGTGAGGCAAAGTACTTCTGAAATTACCAAAAATGGCATTCCTCTCCTCCATGGTGCGAGCGTCCATCAACATGCGTGTTTCAATAAGTCATTTCAAGCCCTTCTGTGGAGCTTCATCTCGAGGAGAAACACCCCTAAGATAACCTAACTCTTTGATGAAACCTACCAACCATTTCTTTAGATAAATATCCTATTGAGACAGGCCGCCCTACTTATAGACTTACAATCCATTCACCATCAAGAAATGACCTTTGTTCCAATTCTTGGGAAATATGCTAACTTGAACGAGGCAAATACGACAAGCCCTTGCAGTATCAAACAGAGACAATGGCTTGAGGGACAACGATTTCGGGCCGACGGGAATGACCATCGGCTGAAGACCCAAGGAAGCAATGATTCGCTCAAATTGCACAAAGCACAAGAGAACCACTATATAGAAGAGTATAAGAGATCCAGGATCATGATACATCCAACGACTCGCCGCATCACATGCCTAGAGAATAACAGATTGTTATAACCGCTCTATTATATAAAGGACACACATGCTAATTTCAGGtagaaaatttaaaatttaaaattcaTTCACTCTTCTCTTTCATATACTAACTTGAGCGTTGGAGTACTAACCTTATACGTCAATCCCTCCTCCACTGAAACTTAGATCCACCGTTGTTCATCTCAACTACCAATTCTTCGATCAATTTTGTTTCCACAACAGAACAAAATTTATCATTAATTTTTTCTTTTAACATCTTATAAGACGTATTTATTAGTACAATCTTTCTTTATACATATGCAATATTACTTATTTTGAGATTGAAGGAATAAATATTTGACTGTAAATATAaaatttaaatatatattatttatttaaaatatatcACTTTTATGTTTTAataattttaaatgatttttattcTTTTTACAAATCAATTTTGTACAAATAAGTTGGATCAAACCAGGGTTTAAAATATATATAGATTTTGTTCAAAAtttatttaaaacattttttctagtttaaaattaaaaaatttagaCATTGTTGCTTTATTATTCAATTAATGTCGCAATTAGAATTTgattaatatttattttatattattttgtTGTGTGTAATGATTATATTTAGAATTTGAAGAATTTGAATTTAAAGAATAATTGTgaaattataatattttaaaattttgaaattgTGTAGTTGTTGTGATTTTTTTAGAGATTATATCGTCATGTTCGACCGATTTAATAATTATATAATTCTATTATAAAGACTCATTTATTCAATCGAGATTATCCAATTTAATCTGATTTAATCATTCAGGCCGATAAATAATTTAGTAGTACGACCAATAATCTTTTCGATTTGACGACCGGTCTTATAGTATTTTTTAAACATTGGTTAGTAACTATATTAATATGGAATGAATGAAAATTATTTCTCACATGAGTAAATTTATGGTTTTAAAAAAGAATTAATTATTATACACTGTCaatgtaaaaagttttacactatcaattcatcaccatcatccgtttgtattactttatatattttttaaataaaaattaaacttattttaatatccaacgtctattATTAACTCACGGTGTAAAATCTTTTTACCCTATCAGATGATTTCAATTAATCTCTTTAAAAACACACACTATTGATGTCTGTAAAGGGAAATGACTAGTTCATTATTATGCTTTGACACAACAAAATGGAAGCGGTTTTAAAGGTGGCATGTATTACTTTCTTTTTCTCTAATCCGCTTTCTTAGGCATTCAGACCTAGAGACAACAAAATGACAAAACTACATTTTTTTATCAACAGCCATTAGATTTCCATTTCTTGAATCCTTTAAGCAACAAACCTGTTTGATGAAATGCTTCTAAGAACCCTTTTCTCCTATGACACCATGCACATCACATCGTGGTTCTTACACATGTATTAAATATGTATAGTTATAAGAGTAGGTAATTCACTTTTTGCGAAATGATTTTGTAAGGTTGACTAGATAATACTAGTTTTAGACTCTCAGTATAAACTCGTCACAAATTAATTGGAGAATGTTTTGTTAAAATATGAAGAGCATGTGGATCACAACTCACTTGTGTCTCTTCTGCTGCTGAGTTCAGAAGAACAAACCATTCAAATTCAAGCTCCAAAAATGGCTTCCTTTTGCAATTCGTTTGGTAACTTTCATTCTTTTTCAATCTTTAGTATCATCATTCCTTTTGCACCATTTAATTTATGTATGTCATCTCCATTCTTTTTCATGTTGTTGAGTCTCTATGCTTAATATTCATTTTATATCATGTAATTTGCACTCTAGTATTTACATATATTTTCTACTTTATAAGTTGGATTGTTATGTTATTGTGTGCATTTATTTATCTATTTTTCTTTAAAGTCAGTGTTTGTTGTTGTTATAGCATTTTTCATTCTTGGATTATATATATGCAGGTGAAATTTCATGGGTTTGTCTCAACAATTTTGATTTCGCTTCTTTATGCTTTCAAAGGACCTTAATAGACACAATCAACATACTCTTTCTCTCTCTCTACTTCACATCTTTGCTTATCACTTTCATCacaaaaacttcatcaaatcaAAGCCATACAAAATGCTGGATTTTTCTTATTGCCTCAATCTGTTGTGCTATTGTTAGCATTTCAGTTTTCACTGTTGGATTGTGGAATATCAAAGATAAATCTGAGCAACTGAAATGGTTAACTTGCGTTATCAGAGGAATCGTTTGGATTTCTTTTTCTGTTTCTTTGATTGTTCAGCTAGTCAGATGGATAAGAATATTAAACTCTATATGGTGGTTATTTTCTTGTGTGTTGGTTTCATCTCTCAACATTGAAATTCTATTCCGAAATCATGCAATTGGAACTTTTGATATTGTACAGTGGCTTGTACATTTCCTTCTTCTGTATTGTGCATTTAAAAATCTTGGTTATTTGGGAACTCATAGTGTCCAACAAGGTTTATCTGAGCCATTATTAGCTCAAAAATTTGAAACTAAACAAACAGGACTTGGTCATGCTACTTTTATCAGCAAGCTGGTTTTCTCTTGGATGAATTCTTTACTCATTTTAGGTTACTCAAAGCCATTAGATCTTGAAGAAATCCCTTCCCTTCTTTCGGAAGATGAAGCCAACATGGCCTATCAAAAATTTGTCCATGCTTGGGAATCACTTGTTAGAGAGAGAGCAAAGAATAATACAAAGAGTTTGGTTCTTTGGTCTATAGTTAGAACTTACTTAGGAGAAAACATATTAATAGCATTTTATGGATTAATCAGAACTGTTTCTGTTGCTGTTTCACCTCTAATACTCTATGCTTTTGTTAAATACTCAAATAGAACTGAGCCAGATCTTAGACAAGGTCTTTCCATAGTTGGTTTTTTGATTGTCACCAAAGTGTTTGAGTCTTTGTTTCAAAGACATTGGTTTTTTAACTCAAGAAGATCAGGGTTGAAAATGAGATCAGCTCTGATGGTAGCAGTTTATCAAAAGCAGCTAAAGCTTTCTAGCTCGGCAAGGTCACGACATGCGGCTGGAGAAATTGTGAACTACATTGCTGTTGATGCATATAGAATGGGAGAATTTCCATGGTGGTTTCATACAACATGGAATTCTGTATTGCTACTTGTTCTCTCCATTGGTATCCTTTTTGGTGTTGTTGGTATTGGTGCTCTTCCTGGTTTGGTCTCCCTTCTTATATGTGGATTTCTTAATGTGCCATTTGCAAGGATCCTACAAAATTGCCACTCACAGTTTATGATTGCACAGGACGAGCGTCTTCGATCGACTTCAGAGATTCTAAATAGTATGAAGATCATTAAGTTACAATCATGGGAAGAAAAATTCAAAAACTTAGTCCAGTCACTACGAGATAAAGAGTTCGTATGGTTGTCTAAGGCACAGATCTTGAAAACTTCTACTTCATTTCTTTATTGGATGTCTCCTAGTGTTATTTCTGCTGTTGTTTTTCTTGGATGTGCTGTTACCAAGAGTGCACCATTGAATGCTGGAACTATTTTCACCGTTCTTGCAACATTGAGGAACATGGGAGAGCCTGTTAGATTGGCCCCAGAGGCTCTATCCATTATGATTCAAGTTAAGGTTTCCTTCGATCGTCTTAATAACTTTTTGCTTGATGAAGAACTAAACAAGGATGTTAGTGAAAGAAAATTCAAGGAATGTCCGGTTAACGCTGTGGAAGTTCAAGACGGCAACTTTATTTGGGATCATGAATCTGTGTCTCCAACTTTAGCAGATGTGAATTTAGAAATCAAATGGAGACATAAAATTGCAGTTTGTGGACCAGTTGGAGCTGGGAAATCATCACTTTTGTATGCAATACTTGGAGAGATTCCTAAGATGTCAGGAACGGTAAGTTTCTAATATAACCTAGTTAGATTTGACTTGGATATTTTCATATTTAAATTTTATCATGCCAAATTCATATGAATAAGCATAATATTTGACTTTTGATATTTCACTATAACGGAAAACAGGTTGATGTAGGTGGCACTTTTGCCTATGTTTCCCAATCTTCATGGATTCAAAGTGGAACAGTTCAAGATAATATACTCTTTGGCAAGCCAATGGACAAAACAAGATATGAGAAAGCAATTAAAGCTTGTGCTTTAGATAAGGATATCAATGATTTTAGCCATGGTGATCTTACAGAAATTGGTCAGAGAGGGATAAACATGAGTGGAGGACAAAAACAAAGGATTCAACTAGCTAGAGCAGTCTATAATGATGCTGATATCTATCTCCTAGATGATCCATTCAGTGCAGTTGATGCACATACAGCTGCAATACTATTCAATGTAAGCATCCCTTTTATCATATGATAAATGGGTTCCGCTAGTTATAATAAAACTATAATCCTCACTTTGGTGTATCAAATTAACTGCGTCTACAACATTACAGGAATGTGTCATGACTGCTTTAAGAGAGAAAACTGTTATTCTAGTTACTCATCAAGTGGAATTTCTCTCAGAAGTTGATACAATCTTGGTAATGTATTTCATTTAGATGCCTATTATATAATAATTGGTCATATTTAACATGATGAATTCAAATTCTAGGTAATGGAGGGTGGAAAAGTTATTCAATCAGGTAGTTATGAGAGTCTCCTAACAGCAGGAACAGCCTTTGAACTACTTGTGAGTGCTCATAAAGACACAATTACTGAGTTGAATCAAGATAGTGAAAATAAAAGAGGTTCTGAAATCAAAGTTTTGTCTAATCCTCAAACCTCTCATGGTTTTTATCTTACTAAAAATCAAAGTGAGGGAGAAATTTCTAGTATCAAGGGACCAATTGGTGCACAACTTACACAAGAGGAAGAAAAAGTGATTGGTAATGTTGGATGGAAGCCATTCTGGGATTATATAAACTATTCCAAAGGGACATTTATGTTGTGTTTCATCATGTTAGCACAATTTGCTTTCATAGCTTTTCAAACTGCATCAAACTTTTGGCTTGTTATAGCCATTGAAATTCCAAAAGTAACTAATGCCACCTTGATTGGAATTTATGCATTAATTTCTTTTGCTAGTGCTGCTTTTGTATATGTAAGGTCTTACTTGACTGCACTTCTTGGATTAAAAGCTTCTACTTCTTTCTTCTCAAGATTCACTACAGCTATTTTCAATGCTCCAATGCTTTTCTTTGATTCAACTCCTGTAGGAAGGATTTTAACTAGAGTAAGATTTTTCCATTCATTACGATTTCATAACCCCTCATATTTAATTTAGGCCAACATTTTCTTCTCTCTTGTGCAGGCTTCATCAGATTTAAGTATTTTGGACTTTGATATACCTTATTCCATCACCTTTGTAGCATGTATAATACTCGAAGTTTTGGTGGTAATTTGTATAATGGCTTCAGTCACATGGCAAGTTCTCATTGTTGCTGTTCCTGCAATGGTTGCATCAATATACATTCAGGTTTATCCACTTTCCAGCTTTTCTTGATTCCTTATTCTCTGTCCAAGGTTAGATCATTGAGCTAGTAACTTCTAAATCTTTTTTTTTCTCATTCCCTTTTAAGAATTATTATCAAGCCACTGCAAGGGAACTAATACGGATTAATGGAACAACCAAAGCCCCAGTCATGAATTTTGCAGCTGAGACATCACTTGGAGTGGTTACTGTAAGGGC is a window of Lathyrus oleraceus cultivar Zhongwan6 chromosome 6, CAAS_Psat_ZW6_1.0, whole genome shotgun sequence DNA encoding:
- the LOC127092496 gene encoding ABC transporter C family member 8; this translates as MASFCNSFGEISWVCLNNFDFASLCFQRTLIDTINILFLSLYFTSLLITFITKTSSNQSHTKCWIFLIASICCAIVSISVFTVGLWNIKDKSEQLKWLTCVIRGIVWISFSVSLIVQLVRWIRILNSIWWLFSCVLVSSLNIEILFRNHAIGTFDIVQWLVHFLLLYCAFKNLGYLGTHSVQQGLSEPLLAQKFETKQTGLGHATFISKLVFSWMNSLLILGYSKPLDLEEIPSLLSEDEANMAYQKFVHAWESLVRERAKNNTKSLVLWSIVRTYLGENILIAFYGLIRTVSVAVSPLILYAFVKYSNRTEPDLRQGLSIVGFLIVTKVFESLFQRHWFFNSRRSGLKMRSALMVAVYQKQLKLSSSARSRHAAGEIVNYIAVDAYRMGEFPWWFHTTWNSVLLLVLSIGILFGVVGIGALPGLVSLLICGFLNVPFARILQNCHSQFMIAQDERLRSTSEILNSMKIIKLQSWEEKFKNLVQSLRDKEFVWLSKAQILKTSTSFLYWMSPSVISAVVFLGCAVTKSAPLNAGTIFTVLATLRNMGEPVRLAPEALSIMIQVKVSFDRLNNFLLDEELNKDVSERKFKECPVNAVEVQDGNFIWDHESVSPTLADVNLEIKWRHKIAVCGPVGAGKSSLLYAILGEIPKMSGTVDVGGTFAYVSQSSWIQSGTVQDNILFGKPMDKTRYEKAIKACALDKDINDFSHGDLTEIGQRGINMSGGQKQRIQLARAVYNDADIYLLDDPFSAVDAHTAAILFNECVMTALREKTVILVTHQVEFLSEVDTILVMEGGKVIQSGSYESLLTAGTAFELLVSAHKDTITELNQDSENKRGSEIKVLSNPQTSHGFYLTKNQSEGEISSIKGPIGAQLTQEEEKVIGNVGWKPFWDYINYSKGTFMLCFIMLAQFAFIAFQTASNFWLVIAIEIPKVTNATLIGIYALISFASAAFVYVRSYLTALLGLKASTSFFSRFTTAIFNAPMLFFDSTPVGRILTRASSDLSILDFDIPYSITFVACIILEVLVVICIMASVTWQVLIVAVPAMVASIYIQNYYQATARELIRINGTTKAPVMNFAAETSLGVVTVRAFNMVDTFFKNYLTLVDTDASLFFHSNAAMEWAVLRIEALQNLTVITASLLLILLPHGYVSSGLVGLSLSYAFTLTGAQIFWSRWFSNLSNYIISVERIKQFIHIPVEPPAIVEDNRPPSSWPSKGKIDLQGLEIRYRPNAPLVLKGITCKFKEGSRVGVVGRTGSGKSTLISALFRLVEPSRGDILIDGVNICSIGLKDLRMKLSIIPQEPTLFKGSIRTNLDPLGLYSDEDIWKAIEKCQLKETISKLPTLLDSSVSDEGGNWSLGQRQLFCLGRVLLKRNRILVLDEATASIDSATDAILQRVIRQEFEECTVITVAHRVPTVIDSDMVMVLSYGKLMEYDEPSKLMDTNSSFSKLVAEYWSSCRKNSFPNISIQQQ